Part of the Anopheles gambiae chromosome 3, idAnoGambNW_F1_1, whole genome shotgun sequence genome is shown below.
GTTGACAACTCGACTCCGAAGAACTGAAGATGTTAGGGCAGTGACTTTGAGGGCTTCCACTACCATTAATACCCGTCTGCTTACCTTCCCACACAGATTCGAGGAGATGCGCTTACGCTACGAACGGCGCGAGCCACGCATGGAAGATTTGCAGCAGATCGAAGAGCTGAAGACGGTGATCGAATCCCAGGAGCGTGATTTGCGGCAGCTTACCGAACGATTGCGAGAgttgcagctgcagcaacagcagcaagatCAACATCCACCCCAAACGCCACGCCGTTCGAAACCAAACCGGGGAAGGCAGCAGAAACAGCAGCAATCgaatcagcagcaacagcaaggtaatagacagcagcagcaaggtaataagcagcagcagcagcaaaagaaaggCCGACAGCAAGCCCCAGCCGAACCGGAACAGTGTGAAGAAGCGCCTTACGAGGAAGCGGATCACCAGCAGGTGGATGAGATCGAGTATGTGGAGTCTTTGGGCGATGCACCCCAGGTGGTACTCATCCCACCTGCTCAGTTCATACCTCCAATGGTACACCGAACACCGTGCGATGTGATCTACGAAGAGAatgaagaggaggaggaaacgGCACAGatggcagaagaagaagaccagcaccagcagcaacaacaggagACAGAAGAAGTTGAACCTGAGGTAGAACAATCGAACGAGAATAACGAAGAACAGGTGATAGAAGTGGAGGAACCTGAAGAACCGGTAACAGTAGTGGATGTTCCCGAGTCAGCAATCCAAACCGAGGATCGTGTGATACACTCGACCACACCGACGATCATAGAGGATGTGGATGACGCACCGCAGCCAAACAGCATCATGCCACTCTCCACCGAGGaaagaagcagcagcgaaCCTCCCAAATCGATCAACGTTGTACGAATCGAAAACGTTACCGAATCAACAAACCAACGGCCACGTGCATCCTCTGCGCCGAGAATCATCATTACAGACGACACGGAGAAGTCTGCCGGTGAGAGCACAGACCTCGAGAGCACAATTGTGGTAGAGATAGTGGAACAACCCTCTCCGGAACCCGTTGAGCAACCGCCCGTGTTTGCTAAACCGTATCCAGCGGTCCCAACGGAACTATCACCGCCACCTACAGAGTGTGTCGGGGATAGTGCCCAGACAGCGGCTTCCGCTCCGGAACAGATAGTCGTGCCTCATCTACCGGAAGGTGTAGCAACACCCGATGGTCAACCAGTAGATTAGGCGGATGGTGTTGGAGTGTTTTGGATTATTATCGTTTCCTTCGATCGTTTTGACCCCTTTTGTACAGATTTGCGTCCTCGTACAACTTTATCTGTATAGTTCCACATTTGGAAATGTATTATCTTCTTGACGATTGAACATATCCCGTTGTACTTGTTGTATGCCAACCGCAGGCATAAGAAACACTCCatatttatttcgttttgcTTTAGCAATTAGTAGTAGCGGAGATTGAAGTGGAtttaaaagagagagagaaggagagagatagagcagTCATCCTTATGCTCCCAGTGTTGTTACGTGGAAACGGGGAAGATATTGCTATTGATATCTTCACACGTGTTTCGATGAGCTTAACGCACAGGGAAGCGATTGTTAGCTATTGCTGCTATTGCTCTATTATGATtatgttaatttttttgccCCTATTATCATTTCCTCCGTCCGGTACTGTACATATAGCTAGTTACACTTGCCAGCAAATTTTAATGTCCCCTTTGGGATTTCTAGTAGCGAGAGGGCACCAAGCCGTCAAGGATCGACGTAATTTTGAGTATAAgattaaataaacgaaaagtTCAAATAAAATAGTTATACGAAATGtttcttattttctttcttcacaAGTTTACTCAGAATCGAATTGAAATTATTAATCGAATTTACTTTATTGGACCGTTACGTGCTGGTTACatacaaataatcaaattgCAGATAGATGACTTCGTCTGCTAGGCTGTGGTGGCTGGAATTAGAACTCCTCGTTTTCGAACGGATGATACGGATGTCCAGCAGCACTATAGGAATGCGAGTGCAAAACCCAAAACGAGAAAATTAGAATTAGACGGTGAAAGAGGTCACAGATTAAATACATTATCAAATTAGGCAGGCTGGATGGAGGATGGGTAGtaacaaaattaaactaaaTTGCCATTAAATCACACCATTACGGCCGCttcgcgtgcgtgtgttggcTTCCTCATTTCTAGGCGATAACGCCACCATGCGTACTGATAACGGAGAGCACAGTGAACTTGAACTTGTCCATGCTTTTAGCCATTAGAATTAGTTGCTGCAAATTTTTTACTCACCTCGTAATAGGCACCAACCGCCCATTGCAGTCGAACGTATCGATCTGTGCCACATCGTCCTTTGTCAGCTCGAAATCAAACACCTCAAAGTTGGAGGCAATGCGCGACTTGGTCACCGACTTCGGGATAACTACGTGGCCGCGCTGGATCTGGTAGCGGATCAGAATCTGGGCCGGCGTTTTGTTGTACTTCTCCGCCAGCGCCACAATCTTCGGATCTTCCATCAGCTGCGCATCGCCCGGCTTAGCCCAGGGGCGGTTCGGCGATCCGAGCGGACTGTACGCGGTAACGATCATACCACGCTCCGTACAGAACGGTGACAGTTTCGACTGCGTCAGATAAGGATGGCACTCGATCTGATTGGTAACGGGTTTGATGGTGGCTGCCGCCAGTACACGCTCCACCTGCTTGGAGTTGCAGTTCGAGATGCCGATGCTCTTGGTCAGTCCGAGCTCCACCAGCTTCTCCAGCGCTTTGTACGTATCCACGTAGTCCACATCGGAGAAGGCCGTCTTGCCGTTCTCGTCCTGGGGGAACAATTCCGGTCCCTCGCGGTACGCCATCGGCCAGTGGATCAGGTACAGGTCGATGTAGTCCAGCCCGAGGTTCTTCAGCGTGGTGCGGCATGCACCCTCGACCAGATCCGGCCGGTGGAACGTGTTCCACAGCTTGCTGGTAATGAACAGGTCCTCGCGCTTTACGACTCCCTCGTCGATTTTGGCCTTCACGCCTTCGCCCACCTCGTGCTCGTTCTGGTACACGTGGGCACAGTCGATATGGCGGTAGCCGATATCGATCGCATCCTTCACCGCCTGGGCGACCTCACCCGGAGGAGACtaggagaaaaaagaaaccaagGTTGATATCAATGATTCATGAAGGCATTAGAGAAAAGTATTTGTAGTACAAGTTTGTAAAATCGATCGACCGCTTTTAGTGGACAGTTTGAATAATAGATGGCGCTATTGACAGACCATCGGATACTATCGATTGACGATGAGCTATTACAGTAAATGATCATTTGACAGGTTTGTTTTCGTGTAGCCCCTTTGAATAACTCATATCCTTGTATCATTCGCTACATAGCAATAAGGCTCCTAGCTATTTCAAGCGAATCGTTCTAGATATCTTCTAATAACATATAAATGAGCTAAATAATTCAagatttcgtcattttttaaagGATCTGTTGAAAAGATCTGCTACCTGGTCATCAATGTCATATATCGTACGGACTTTTGGATACTTTTTGAACGTTTTTGAAGTCATCTCACGATGATTACCTGTTTTTCCTCTATTTTAGATTGTCTCTTACGATTTACAGAACATTTCCACACATTGTTTGAATCGTTCCCACAATCTATTGGAATCGTGGTGACGttttttgaaacaaatgattcaaaaaattatgggaaatacTCAACAAGTCGATGGACAGATTCAACAAACTTTGAAGCACATCCAAAAATCCTGGAGAAAAAGCCATCTAACTCTCTAGGTTAAACCCAATTTATGAAATTACTTTTTGTAATATATAGCTTTAAAATCAGTATCACTTCTCTGGAATTTAGTACAATTAGAAGGCTTTGTAATAGAAGAAAATTTTACAAACGCATTTTGAAGTAAAAATGTCAAAACTATTATTTCCCTACTTTTAGATTTTAAGTCCTTTTCATAAGTTAATTTAGATAGTATCATCAAACGATTTACTATTATCAAATAAGATCATTTTTTAACTTCAACCACCTACGATTTTCTCTTGAGCACTTAAGGGTTAACCGGTCGGAAGCCGGTCACCCTATCCTCCGTGTGTTAGTGAAAGACCCTTCATTCGCTATTTACAAACGCATTGCAAGTTCCACACAACACTCACAGATGTTGTTGTTTAGAGACAGGGAAATATCTCGACGACGGACTTGCAAATATTAATCTAAAAGCCTTCCGTCTCCAGCAGTGTGTGGAGTGCAGTCCAGGTTTCAATTTGCAAAGTCATGCAATGGTTCCAGCTTGACCTTCAAACACGCAAAGGGAAGGGGGGTTGGGGAACTAATCAATCAGACGAAACAAAGGGTAAACATTCCGTAGGCTGCATTACATTAAATAATTGAACAATTGCACTCTAATAGCAATTCACATGCACTGACTGAGCGTTCTGGCTGACAATTTACATCGGATTCCCTCTGCACAGCGTCAATTATGTAATTGTACCCCGGTAAGCGTAGGCGAATCGTACGAATCAATGCACACCGACAACAATACTTACACCCCAAGTTCCCAGGCCGAGCATGGGCATCTTTTGCCCGTTGTTGAGCGTCACAAAGGGAACGGTCGAAGCCATGATTAGTGCGGTAGGACGTTCAAGCTAAGCGGTCACACTGGATGAATAATGTTCACTCAATAAacggacacacaaacacaaccggCCGGGACAAAACGGGACGTTCCAGCACCgggaacaacaacagcaaaactgACACAACCGGTCACGAACGGCGCGAGTTTTATAGAGTAGAGAGTAGCACGCTTATCTCGACCGGCAGAGGAAGAGCGAGATAATGAAGGGCGCGTTAGGCACGAAACAAGCCTACGACACACATACAGTGATAGAGGGGACACCGTATTTGGTTGCCGTGGAACAAGTGGCTCGGTCTATCAAAGCAACCACCGGCTTCGTGTACGCATCGTTTGTAAACTATCGAAACGCCGCTACAATACGCGGAAATACGCACACATTCTCGCGCACCGCGTATACGCATACAACGTTAGCGTTTGAAATGTCATAGATTTGCGAGAAATGCGTAAATGTGAGCGAcaaatggagagagagagaagagagagagaaaacataaACCATAGACAATTAATAACGTCATCGCCATGCTGTGAGAAAAgtattataaataaaaccatttcgcttatgttttttttagctGTATCTTACTGTAATCACTCTTTTATGACTTATTTCCTCCAATTGAACCACACATTGCAGCATGCTTTTTCCATCCAGCACGACCGAAATACGATCTCAATAGTTGAGATTAGAATGCCGGCCGGTGGAAGGATTCATGcacagtaacaaaaaaaaaaaaacactacatgGCACACATTACCGAGGTGCGTTGCATTATCGGGCAGGAGATACATTATCGTTCGTATTTCATTACCGATAAGACAACTAGCGTAGTGATCAACCAACCCTTATAGATAAGCTATAcagcatgatgatgatcaaCTTGTGGGGGGAAAACACACGGCCTGGTGCAGCATAACATATGACAACGTGTTTCATTTGTTGTGAAATAAGCGAACAATTCAACTTAAGCTTGAATAACAAGTATTGTATTTAATAAAGTTATACAAATACACGTCCGTCTGTACTGTACACTTTTAAACAGCAATAATTGCAACGGTCATTAGCACAGTTTTCCAGCTAACGGTCAGTTACGGGGCAGTTGGCTGCGTACTTTGGTCTTGTTGGCTGCGTCAGGCAAACAGCAACGCATATTTAAGGCTAGGATAggcaattttaaatttattctcGTAAATTAATGTTATAGCTTACCTTTACTTAAATTCTCATTCATTTTGCTTGACATCTTATCTTACctgaaaaaaagatttaatgTGAAAAAATATGTGTATAACAGTTTTGTCATattttgttcaaaaaatgaattacaggcggtccccgagatacacggtacctcttatacgcggattcggagatacgcggttttctaaatttgacaattctttgagcaaattgtactgatttgacacatcaattgcaaattgccaaataatttccgttttgatcgaatgttaaaaactatttcaaaaggtttaagacagttatattcagtcagaatcatatcaaataattcataaagtgattaaaaccgccccctacttgcaaaattacacgaaaatttgtgatattttagctgaaaatcacgagattcgacttacgcggaaattcgagatacgcggtattttgcggctgTTTTCGGTCCctattaaccgtgtatctcggggaccgcctgtacaacAGTTGCGTGTTTCAAATATTCCCGTCTCACTGTCTATCGCGTGGATGACAAACCACAGACAAAACTATAAAATCtctgatttaaaaaaaaaacctctttaCATGCGAAAATCACTCTAATGCATCTAAATTCTACGTGAGCGAGCAAAGACGATTAGGACGTACGCGCGTATTtcttatctctctctttccgtTTACCGGCCTATACATTCTCTCTCAACTCCCTGTATTCTCTCTCTTTGCTTAGAACGACTATTTATATAAAAGCGGCAATACCGGTACATGATCGATCACACGAACAAGCGGGGGACTGTTTTACTCAgttattgtgcgtgtgtgttctgGCAGCGAGCGTCTTCTAATTCACCTTTTCCTTCGCTACACATCACAGTAGGCAGTCTGTATTTTGCAAGCTCTCAGCGCTTATCATCCCAAACGCAAAATGACTTGCAATGTCGTACCGAATGCAATCTTTAAGAATGGTAACAGCATTCCCATGTTTGGACTGGGCACCTGGAACGTAAGTAGAACTTCGTGTAGAGGAGATGGTAGCGGTTGACAGTGAAAAGAGTGACGACCCTTCCACGTCCACTTTTAGTCTCCCCCGGGACAGGTGGCGCAGGCGGTAAAGGACGCGATTGACGTCGGCTATCGGCACATTGACTGTGCCCACGTCTACCAGAACGAGCATGAGGTGGGCGAAGGAATTGCGGCCAAAATTGCCGAAGGTGTTGTGAAGAGGTAAAAAGTAACTTTGCTACAGTTTGTGTCCCAATATTAATCATCTTCCTTATCTTCCTACAGAGAGGATCTCTTTGTGACGAGCAAACTGTGGAACACGTTTCATCGGCCCGATCTGGTCGAGGGTGCTTGTAAGACGACGCTGCAGAACCTTAAGCTGGACTATCTCGACCTCTACCTGATCCACTGGCCGGTGGGCTACCAGGAAGGTACGGAGCTGTTCCCGATGGGACCGGATGGGAAGACGTTCCTCTTTTCCGACGCCGATTACGTCGACACCTGGCCCGAGATGGAGAAGCTCGTTGATGCTGGGCTGGTGCGTAATATTGGAGTGTCGAATTTCAATGCCAAACAGGTGCAGCGTGTGCTGGACGTTGCACGCATCCCACCCGCCACCAACCAGATCGAGTGCCATCCTTATCTGCACCAGTCGAAAATTACTTCATTCTGTGCGGAGAAGGGCATCATCGTTACCGCGTACAGTCCCCTCGGTTCGCCGGCCCGACCCTGGGTTAAGGCGGACGATCCGGTGCTGATGGACGATGCCACAGTTGGCCAGCTGGCGAAGAAGCATGGCAAGAGTGCGGCACAGATCTTGATCCGCTATCAGATCCAGCTGGGTCACGTCGTTATTCCGAAGTCGGTTACCAAGGAGCGCATTGCGTCAAACTTTGATGTGTTTAGCTTCCAGCTGGACGAGGATGATATGAAGCAGTTGGCGGGGTTGGAGCGTAATGGACGTATTTGTCCGGAATCGAGCGCTTTCGGACATCCGCATCATGCGTTCGAGAAGGAAGAGTAATAGTGGGATAATAGACCGAGATATAGAAATGCGGCGCATTTGCTAGGTTAGAGACTTGTTACAtttaataaaacacacacaaaaatattacaaataaaattgtGACTTTGCTCTAATTAAGCGGTGCTAAACGTcatctaatgtaaacaaacgagtACCTAGTGCATGTACAAACCAAGGTCAATTAGTACACCCTTACTAACAAGATCGCTCCTGCAGATCTCGCCTGCATCACAATCACAGTTTTGTAAGATACACCCGCAAGAAGAACCTCCAGAAAAATCTCCAGATTGTGCCctcgttccattttttttttgcctgctcATGCTGATAATACTGTCGCGCATTGAGCAAACCGCACCGAACGGCTTGTTTCACTTTTAGTCCACACCAAAAGTCTGGCGGATGTTCTTGCGGTTGTGCATACGCTTCATGGCCTGCTAGTATAAATTGTCCAACATTGCAGCGAGGGCGTTTAGTACAGTTTGCTGAGTGCAATTAACCAAAGCAAGCCGTGAGAAAGTGAAATGGACGCGAAAGCGACACTAGTGACCCTGAACAATGGGAAAAAGATGCCCGTGCTTGGGCTGGGTACCTACAATGTGAGTAGTATTGAGTGCAAGAAATCATTAGATTTGTGACGATTTTGTCATTTCCGCCCTTCATTTTCAGCTCCGGGGACAAAACTGTGTCGATGCGGTAAAAACAGCAATCGATGCCGGCTATCGGCACATCGATACGGCTTCGCTGTACCAGAACGAGGCAGAAGTTGGGCAAGCGATAAGGGAAAAGATTGCCGACGGTACCATCAAGCGGGAGGACATTTTCCTTACCACTAAGGTCAGTTGATGCACCCTGCTTGTGTTGGCCAAAAGTCAAAAGTAAGTCTATTTTTAACCCTAATTCTAGCTCTGGAATACATCGCACGAACCGGCCCAAGTGCGCGAAGCGTTCGATGCCTCACTCTCCAAACTCAACGTGGACTACGTGGATCTGTACCTGATGCACAGCCCGATCGGTGCTACGGTGGACTCGAACGGCACTACCGTTCTTACCGACGTAGATTACGTCACCACGTGGAAAGCAATGGAGCAACTGCTCGATACGGGGCTCGTTCGCAGCCTGGGTGTTTCCAACTTCAATTCCGAACAGTTGCGCCGTGTTCTGGAGAACGGGTCGGTGGCCCCAGTAACCAATCAAATCGAGTGTCACGTACGCTTGAATCagaaaaaattaatcaaattcTGCAAAGATCGTAACGTGATCGTAACCGCGTACAGCCCACTGTACCGGCCGGGCAGTACGCTCGGTCCGGAAGAAGGGCAAAGCTCCAAACATCCAATGGAAGACGCGCGGGTTGTAGAAATTGCGGAACGGTACAAGAAAACTCCAGCCCAGGTACTGTTGCGCTATCTGGTCGATATCGGTACGGTGCCGATTCCAAAGTCGGGCAACCCGGAACGTATTCGGCAGAACTTGAACATCTTTGACTTTGCACTGACGCCGGCAGAGGTCGTTACGCTCGATGCGCTCAACACGGGCGAGCGGTTGGTGAAGTTTGAGATGGGATTGGCCCATCCGTTCTATCCATTTGAAGCGGAATTTTAAGTCCACTTGGAGCTGGAGGCGGAAGTGAATCTTTATCagtgaaataataaaattaacaaGGTTTTAAGATAACTGCTCAATGACTTTATAACCCTGCGATAAGACGATACGGTTGTATAAAAAATccagaaaataaaaaatacatttttcattttttcaataatgaaaacatttttttaaataattttttaaattgttttacacaattataaaattaaaagaaatacttttgaaaacttttttaaaaatcctattctttaataaaataaaaatcagttTTGAAGCAACCTCTAGGGGGATTTGACGCGTCGATACACCGTCGACCGGCAACGTCAGGCATCAGCTGTTTATTCGCAATGTCAACACAAGTGCCGACGGTTCGCTTTAGCAATGGGTACGAAATCCCGGTCGTCGGATACGGGACATATTTGGTAAGAGACGCCAGTGTCCGTGTGTTTCCTCAAAGACtcaaattacacaaattttcTAATGCATTTTTAGGCTCAAAAAGGCCAGTGCGTTGAGCTGGTAAAGAAAGCGATCGACCTCGGCTACCGGCACATCGACACCGCCTTCCTGTACGAGAATGAAGTCGAGATTGGGCAGGCGATACGGGACAAGATAGCGGAGGGTGTGATCCGCCGGGAGGACGTGTTCGTGACGACCAAGCTGTGGAACACGTTTCACGATCCGCAGCACGTCGAGGAAGCGTTCCGCCGTTCGTTCGACATGCTCGACATCGGGTACATCGACCTCTTCCTGATGCACTCACCGATGGGAGTACAATTCGCCGGGTACGAGTATGCGGACATGCAACCGAAGGATGCCGCCGGCAATATGCTCCTCTCGGACGTGGACTACGTCGAGACGTGGAAAGCGATGGAAAAGCTGGTCACCGCGGGCGGGCGAGTACGCAGCATCGGACTGTCCAACTTTAACAGCGAGCAAATCGAGCGCATTCTCCAGATAGCGACGGTGAAACCGGTCAACAATCAGGTGGAAGCCAACCCGGGCTACGACCAGCGGAAGCTGATTGCGTTCTGCCAGGCACGGGGCATCACGGTGACGGCGTACGGGCCGATGGGACGTCCGCACCGTACGACGAACGGCAACCGGAACGCGCTGGACGACACGAAGGTGCTGGAAATTGGGCGCAAGTATGGCAAAACGGGCGGTCAGGTGATACTGCGCTATTTGGTGAGTTGGAATTGGATAGAGAAAATTTCCTAAAAGCTGTTAAATTGACTTCCAATTATTCCCATTTTCCTGCCTACTAGATTGACATCGGAACCATCCCGATTCCGTACTCGACGAACGAGGAACGCATGCGGCAAAACATTGACGTGTGTGACTTCAAGCTAACGGGCGAGGAGATTGAATATCTGGCCTCGTTCCATTCGGCCCGCACAATACCATTCTTGCCACTCAAGTCCCACAAGTACTATCCGTTCGATTTAGAATTTTAAGGCAATATGGGTCGCATTAAAAGCGATTTTTTGAAAACAGGTGATGGAAATTGGTGAGTTTATTTTAAACAGGTTTTACTAATAAAAATGGTTTAATGTTTGGAGAGTATTGGTTGAATAGTTTTATCAATATTGATCAACCCACTTAAGGTTGCCCTAGCAAACAATCGTCTAATAATCTTATCAGAGGAAGGTTTCGATCTATATTACTGTACTTTTATGATGATTAAATGTATAAAATGCTTACCTTTCGTAGAAAGCATGGGATTGGTCGGGCTCTATTTAGAGTGTAATTGGATACGTTGTAACTTCACTTCCGCACTGTTAAGCCTTGTCCTTGACGgttttcatcatcatttcgCGTTGTTTGTTCAGTCCAGGGTGTCGTATTTGAActgaaattcaaataaaaagttttatttttagaataaaaaacacaaatggTTACTAAATGGAACACAAAAATGGCAGTGGTATGTTACATAACTGTTTTGACAGTATCTTATCGGAATGAGTTATTTAATTAAGATGTAATTGATGTAACGATGTTGCTGAAAAGACCGCTCAACAAGCAGAACACGTGCTAATTCCGCGTGACAAAcagaaaacattaaacaacCAAAGCCTACTCTGTTGTGAACTTAATTATTAAACGCTTTTCTTCGGACGAACAACCCGGTAGTGCACTGtgttggggggaggggggggggggggcgctattcgcaaacaaacaaacaaatcaaaggTAAACACAGATGCCCTTCAAGATCTGCTAGCAGGCGCTGGCTCTGATTGCATCgttcagcaaaacaaattgcACCCTTTTACGATGATTGCGACGAGCATTCGTACGCTTCGGAGGGCGGAAGGGCACAATTAATAGTAATCATTACGATTACGTCACatggcacacacatacacaccaaagAGTGCAGTAACATTTATTTACCAAAGCAACAACAGATTGAATACTATTCACGGTGACCTTTTTTCCGGTGTGTAGAAATCATTAGCCATCAGATCGGTTTGCTGTTCCCCCCTTCCTGCTCAGTACTCCAGCTTGAACGGGAAGTACTTGTGCTCGCTGCTGAAGTGAAACGGCACCGTTCGGCCGCCCGTGTTGAACCAGTCCATCACCTTAATCTCCTCCTCGGTCAGGCTAAAGTCAAAGATATCAATGTTTTGCCGGATGCGCTCCAGCTTGGACGATTTCGGGATCGGCAGCGTGCCCAGCTCGACCAGATACCGCAGCACCACCTGGCCCGCACTTTTGCCGTACTTCTGGCCAATGGCAATCACACGCGGATCGTCCAGCGCGTGCTTCGGAATGCCCGCCGTACCGACGACCGGATCGGCCATATTTGGCCTACCGAGCGGACTGTACGCCGTAATGACAATGTCATGCTGCCGGCAGAACTCGATCAGCTTGCGCTGATTGATGCCCGGATTGCACTCGACCTGATTCGTGACCGGTTTGATCTCGCAGTTCGCCAGCAGCCGCGTCAGCTGCTCGCTGTTAAAGTTCGACACGCCGATGCTCTTTACCTTGCCCTCCTTCACCAGCCTTTCCATCGCTTTCCACGTGTCGAGATAGTCGACGTCGGAATCGATCGATTTGCCGTTCGCGTTCATCGGCAGCAGATCGTCCCCGGTCCAGCCGCAGAACTTCCAGCCCATCGGCCAGTGGATGAGGAACAGATCGATATAGCCCAGGCCGAGATTGTCGAGCGAGCGCTGGCACGCTTCGGCCACATGTTCCGGGGCGTGGTAGGTGTTCCAAACCTACAAAACGTAAACGCACCATAAACCTTATTAGATTAGAAGGGGAGAAGGCACGAACACGGGTTTGGTATCGCGCGCCGAACCTTCGTAACGATGAACACATCTTCCCGCTTGATGAGCCCTTCCGCGATTTTGGCCCGCACCGCCTGCCCGACCTGGTTCTCGTTCTGATAGAAGTACGCCGTATCGATGTGGCGATAACCCTCGTCTATGGCCATCTTTACCGCTGCGATGCCTTCCTCTTCGTTGGCCTGCAACGATGAtaagcattttttgtgtgtggttacAATTTGTTACTCAGCATCCTCTGCCCGCTTTATCGCACGGCGCGAGTTGATAATGGCCTGGGTTGACTGGTTATCGTGCTCGTCTGCTTACCAAGTACGTGCCAAGCCCTAGAACGGGCATCTCAAGGCCATTGTTGAGCCGAACAGATGGAACTTTTGGGGCCATTGTAGCGAAGCGATACCTGTGCG
Proteins encoded:
- the LOC4578441 gene encoding prostaglandin F synthase 1 encodes the protein MDAKATLVTLNNGKKMPVLGLGTYNLRGQNCVDAVKTAIDAGYRHIDTASLYQNEAEVGQAIREKIADGTIKREDIFLTTKLWNTSHEPAQVREAFDASLSKLNVDYVDLYLMHSPIGATVDSNGTTVLTDVDYVTTWKAMEQLLDTGLVRSLGVSNFNSEQLRRVLENGSVAPVTNQIECHVRLNQKKLIKFCKDRNVIVTAYSPLYRPGSTLGPEEGQSSKHPMEDARVVEIAERYKKTPAQVLLRYLVDIGTVPIPKSGNPERIRQNLNIFDFALTPAEVVTLDALNTGERLVKFEMGLAHPFYPFEAEF
- the LOC1269441 gene encoding 1,5-anhydro-D-fructose reductase, with protein sequence MAPKVPSVRLNNGLEMPVLGLGTYLANEEEGIAAVKMAIDEGYRHIDTAYFYQNENQVGQAVRAKIAEGLIKREDVFIVTKVWNTYHAPEHVAEACQRSLDNLGLGYIDLFLIHWPMGWKFCGWTGDDLLPMNANGKSIDSDVDYLDTWKAMERLVKEGKVKSIGVSNFNSEQLTRLLANCEIKPVTNQVECNPGINQRKLIEFCRQHDIVITAYSPLGRPNMADPVVGTAGIPKHALDDPRVIAIGQKYGKSAGQVVLRYLVELGTLPIPKSSKLERIRQNIDIFDFSLTEEEIKVMDWFNTGGRTVPFHFSSEHKYFPFKLEY
- the LOC1269442 gene encoding 1,5-anhydro-D-fructose reductase; protein product: MSTQVPTVRFSNGYEIPVVGYGTYLAQKGQCVELVKKAIDLGYRHIDTAFLYENEVEIGQAIRDKIAEGVIRREDVFVTTKLWNTFHDPQHVEEAFRRSFDMLDIGYIDLFLMHSPMGVQFAGYEYADMQPKDAAGNMLLSDVDYVETWKAMEKLVTAGGRVRSIGLSNFNSEQIERILQIATVKPVNNQVEANPGYDQRKLIAFCQARGITVTAYGPMGRPHRTTNGNRNALDDTKVLEIGRKYGKTGGQVILRYLIDIGTIPIPYSTNEERMRQNIDVCDFKLTGEEIEYLASFHSARTIPFLPLKSHKYYPFDLEF
- the LOC1269446 gene encoding aldo-keto reductase family 1 member B1, giving the protein MTCNVVPNAIFKNGNSIPMFGLGTWNSPPGQVAQAVKDAIDVGYRHIDCAHVYQNEHEVGEGIAAKIAEGVVKREDLFVTSKLWNTFHRPDLVEGACKTTLQNLKLDYLDLYLIHWPVGYQEGTELFPMGPDGKTFLFSDADYVDTWPEMEKLVDAGLVRNIGVSNFNAKQVQRVLDVARIPPATNQIECHPYLHQSKITSFCAEKGIIVTAYSPLGSPARPWVKADDPVLMDDATVGQLAKKHGKSAAQILIRYQIQLGHVVIPKSVTKERIASNFDVFSFQLDEDDMKQLAGLERNGRICPESSAFGHPHHAFEKEE
- the LOC1269450 gene encoding aldo-keto reductase family 1 member B1 codes for the protein MASTVPFVTLNNGQKMPMLGLGTWGSPPGEVAQAVKDAIDIGYRHIDCAHVYQNEHEVGEGVKAKIDEGVVKREDLFITSKLWNTFHRPDLVEGACRTTLKNLGLDYIDLYLIHWPMAYREGPELFPQDENGKTAFSDVDYVDTYKALEKLVELGLTKSIGISNCNSKQVERVLAAATIKPVTNQIECHPYLTQSKLSPFCTERGMIVTAYSPLGSPNRPWAKPGDAQLMEDPKIVALAEKYNKTPAQILIRYQIQRGHVVIPKSVTKSRIASNFEVFDFELTKDDVAQIDTFDCNGRLVPITSAAGHPYHPFENEEF